The Canis aureus isolate CA01 chromosome 15, VMU_Caureus_v.1.0, whole genome shotgun sequence genome includes the window TTAAAGCTCCCCCACTGGGATGTGCACACAAGTTCCCAAGATCCCCCATTACCTGGACCTAGTTGGTTTGACTTTCTATGCCACAGGCTACCTGTTTTGgccttatgaaataattttcttgatcAGAACATGGGGCTCAGAGCCTGAGATACCCCAGGAAGAAGGTCCTGATATCTTGTGATTTGacaaggaatttgagaaatatgTACCGGAATCTCCCAACTTCTTAGGTTTGTTGTAGGAGACTTGGCAGTATTAATTGCTTTAATAGCGTTAAAGTCACTGTGATCGTCCTCCAATCATTACATTGCTCTTGATTATTACTTTTACTATTATGTCTCTTATTATGGATTGTTCATGGGTGGTTGTTATAAAACACTGACTACATTTTCTATTCAAGAGGAGGGTCTGATATTTGGAGACCATTTCTGATTGTTCCCCAGAAGACTTTTACACAACGAGGCTACAGTTCTCCCACTCCACTGCTTGGTTTCCTTTCATGCGGAAACCTTCTCAGCATGTTCCACATTCCTCTCCTGAGGCATATaccctccatgagggcagggaagcCAAGTGGATAATGTCCCCAGGTTGGCAGATCCTAGAAAAATGTACACGTTCCGTCCAGAGATCAGCACCATTCCCTGTAGACCTGGGAGAGTCACACAACCCTCCTTGCCTCACTAGAGCCCGCATAAAATTTCTAATGTCATTTGGGTGCCCTGCAACTGCTCTTGCAATccaaaaatactggaaaacaaaTTAGCAGGGGCCTGAGTACCCTCAAAATTTTGCCGCGGCCCGGCGGCAGGAGTGACCTgatgtcctgtgtcctcccgtcctctgcctttcccaggggagcaccggatcctgggctgtgtcccccggtgccctgggctccgaGCCTGCCACACTGTGATTGACCTAAGTACAATGTAGCATTTAAAACCATCAGAGTCAATTTTGTGtgaagttaacttatcctttattacaataaaactcataagccattatacaggttaaaggttaaagaaaaatggaaaatatagaaacagtgaaatgCCAGGGGAGGGCAAGCCTCCGTTGGGCTGCAGCCACCACGAGCCCTGCGTTGGGAGCTGGGGCGAGCTCAGGGGTCGAAGCCAGTTGTTCCAGATGCAGGTGGCGGCTCTGGCACTCTGGGGACCCCGATTGCAGGTGCcggggcctgctcctcctctggggtGGCCGCAGGTGCAGGGGGCTCCTCCAGGGCTGAGCAGTGAACtagagcagtgaccactatctgcaggggcttcaCCTCCCCAGCGGGCGCTTCAGCGCGGGccgagccctcagccccagcagccggGACGGCCTGGATCCCCGCAGGCCCCGACGGGGCAGCAGTCCCCACGGTCAGAGCTGGGACTTGCTCCTGAGCTGCTTCAGGGTGTTTTCCTTGGGCTGAAGCTGTAGCTCCAGGAAGGCAAAGTATCCCCATTAGGACGGACGTTCCACATGCCTCCCAAGTCAAGAccactcttcccactgctccacGTGCGTGAGGGCatgagccctgggaggtgtccccaggctgcagcccgtggggtgaagtgtgagcccaccccctgctcccagcccagctgcATGGAGGCTGGATCGGCggggcccaccctgtccccagctcagtcacccccaggcctcctcacccccagcctctggctccactGTATGGAGGCGTCTGAATTGCTGGAGGTTACGCCGGGCACGGAGTTCCACGTCTGAAcctggcatgtgctgtcttaCGAATTGCAGAATTTTCATAAGGGAGGGAAATTCGGGGAGCTGACAAAAGTCGTCCCCataataatccagccatatttccagcatgcaggagatggccctgTGGAGGGACAGGCGGGCACAGGTGTCAGAAGACAAggctctgtcacatgcaggtgtcccggggaagccgTGCAGGACCCGGGGACCCGGCCTCCCATGCGGGGTGTCAGAGGCCAGTCCTGCTCCTTGTGCCCCTGCCACCTGGCGgacctgcctgccacaggcctgctccctgaGGAGGGGCTGATATGCAGCCTCTGTTCTGGGGAGCCCACgcccagcggggtgaccatcaccgtctctcctggggaagcgggactccctcctcagcctggtccctgcccacctgccccttgagtccaccggCAGGCGTCCGGGGACTgggggcgtctggcctgtcattgccctcactgcacacactgtcgctctgggaagctccaaggcaggagggctcgggctctgtgtcctgccaggccttgccaggagccgcccaggaccgccaccttccctcctgtggctctggcctgcctccctccagaggggcccccgggggtgtccttccactgactctaatctctcATCTCCCACAGGGTGGGGGCCGCCTGGTCTGGAGGCCTCACcagccctcctgagcacctgctgtgcccccaggtccaggtgccaccagattggggagtgcgatgctccccaccccctctgctctgggccccaggtgtggggcagagagagggttggggggcatGGAGAAGTTCTCCTTAGGGGTCCCAGTGTCTCCCACCAAGACCGCACCCCATcctggctctcctgccctcttttccagaaggggccttagacctttactctgtcacaggaattgcagatgtgtgagGTGAGGGTgcagccgcccccccgccccacagccccttcgctgccctcctggagagggaaggccctcctgcaggagccggagtcactcacagtttccaacGCTGGACCGTGTCGTCGTCACCACATGCAGCTATGATGTACCCATAtctagaggagggcgggggcatccCATGAATCGTCCTGTGGACGTGAcctctcatcatgggggctgtcaccctctgacccctgactaggccggagccccgggggccgtcagctctgtgcgtggggccacgggcagctcaCGGAGAAgtgcccgcacctgctggggcctcctgaaggcttgagcatgaaagggctcgGCGAGGCCCATGGCCCATAACCGAGTGGGCCCGGGGTGCCCCGAGGTCCCCCGGTCTGGTTGCCCgaggacacagacccccgatagactctcaaacctccctttcaaatgggaaacaggccgctcaggaccctggtgaCGGGGTGGAGGAGGCCCAGGCCTCATGATGGGGGAGGAAGACAGCTGCTGAGCACTGGCACAGACCctctggctgacccggggctgccctccaggaccccgctaggccctgggggaccctgctccaggcgggggagcagcccgaggccgggaagctcacaccatccccagcctccccagcagcaggtggcacagccctgggctgcggaggggcaggtgctcactcggtgaacagcaggtccagcacctcctCCGTGGTGGCGAATCCACGATACTCGTCTAAGAAGCTGCAAATGGAGATGACGTCCCtgcgctgcaaggcgagcagcagttgtcggtCTTCGTGCCccagcagctccgtccggctGAGCTTCTTCGGGACAATCTGATGCCCCTTCCCGGCCGCGGCCCCagcaccctgaggtgggacagaggggacgtgcagcctgcagggagccgccaggagacctgggttcccgccccggcaggccctgcgctggggccccgtgggcttgaggagctggggctccctctcccgctcaagctccctgcctgtctcttacacaaacaggaccaactatgcaatagagaaacaatctcagaggataaatgttcaaaatatttggatcaatacgaggacctcaagagacacagagagagagaccgagagaggcagccacacagacggagggagaagcagcccgtgcagggagcccaggcggggctcgatcccgggcctcggagatcaggcctggcggaaggcaggcgctaaccaccgggcgaccaggcctcccctgagggctctattctgatgttcccacacatctgtgcgcagggactctgcatctggccctggcaggggcagggccatgggggcaggtgtggggaggaggggatccagactcatgtgggagcaggagtgtcggggggcccagggggtagcaggctggcttctgggacccggtgCCCTTCCTGCCACATCAGGGCCCGGGTGTCGGGggtcccagcccctgcactcaccctgagcccgcgctggcctctgttagctgcgcagggcacctccctgctcctggaggcggtggggcagacgaccccttcctcccgctcgcgccccatgtcccgggtggagctctgtggagacagtgcccggcagtcaggcaggaggcctcagcgcctGGTCTGGCCCCCTCGcctgggccgcacccccagctgcctccacccagacacaCCACAGCGCAGGCGGCACCCACCGCccctggagagaggaaagggatgtggctgcagggcctcgggGTGACTCCGGGGGGgggtagaggacctcaggaaccctgtttcccccctgcccactgtgacatcagggtgaccctgaagggatccccggggaaTGTGCCGCCCTGCAGCGTCCCCcagcctgcatgggacctgcccacacattCCTGGTACCCTGAacctgaggaggaggggatgaggctcccaggatggtggcacagggggcctggcctggcctgcgctgtgttacctgacggcgcctccGGATCACCGCCCTGACTCCTTGGTATCTATCCTGGAGCCAATGCCTACAGGATTGGAACAAGCGGCTCCCccggggttcctgggagccagagccccgagaggtgggccggcagcaagagaacatcctccagtagcagatgtctccagccaagtgagcctgagctggggctgcactggatgcgggtgcctggttacgggggttccaagttctgttgggctctgtgacacggAAGTGACCTCActccctgggaccccctccctgacccactcctggaggaagctgcaggggcagtGCTCGTGCTGCCaatgcttcccccctccctgcaggcgatggcctgtgcacacagggaCACGACCGcagccctgtccacaggccccagggaaggactgtgtgcacccaggaccccagcctgGACACACGCCTGGGTTCAGACATGACTGTCCAGTCTTCCCCGGTTTGACACCAACAAGCCGTTGTGCCCATGGGGATGGTCGGCGTCTTGACTGTGGGACAGGGAGTATCCTAGCGGGTGCTtcccccagatgtccccaggccactgtggcctcatatctatgaccttggaggcgggtgtcacctgcaggacatacctccacccacacgttcttccttggtgtgtacatgcgtcCAGGTCCACGAGGTCCTCTGTGCACACAGGTGGGCACcggtaccctcattctggaggcccagaaggtgACAGTCCCcttgggcagggatgggcaacagcttcccaggatcctaggctcctgaatccaaggcaaaccctgcAGAAGGTGTCGTCTGGTCTCCTGTTGTGATTCTGAGTCTCGGGTTGTGGATTTGCTCCCGAATgggaccctctgtgccctgtgaccctgggtcaggtgttcaaaactgcagctatttcagaaaaccgATCTATTCCTCAACTTTCGATTCATGAGTTACACATCCAAGaagactgactccacacaaattattccaaatttaaTGATATCTATGCTGACACGCATGTTCACTATCTCATGTGCTATTTAGAAGAGTCCAGAAGGGGGTGGTTGTCCTATGTCTTCTGGAACgcttgctttcacagaactgaagctccAGTGCAGCTCGTGTGCTGACTGTGTCACAGCGATGGGGAAGGCTATGGGCCATGGGGCAAGCGCTCAGGAGGacaaaggatcaggctctgggccaggccacgtGCAGACATGTTCATGACCAGGTTAATGGAGGACATTGTGGTGTTTGTCCAAACGGGGgctcctgtgtttcctttttctcttctcttggacatggagctattcaccaggaagcagcagccttgcaggcaggactttctaggaaagagaggagtcaacatgcctgtgccaatgtcattttcaatggatttattcacaggctaagtcatttgaaaacacGAGAcagttacatttaaaaactaccatgtactgggccaagacagtcctgccttagtagtttctgtgaaatcaggtgcagagcggcaggaaagtcatctcatctcctattatgtgaaagtgaatatgtgcattgtgaggaatgagaaatttctaggtgtatgatggagagatgatggaggagagatggatgaCAGGGAGGCTCGTCAGCGATAGATGGACACACAGTCGATGGAGAAATAGATAGGGAGTAACATTGCTCTTGAGAGCTAttcctcagccctccttccctgcttggaagGTCCTGGCCAGGGGTGAAGCAGGAGGACCCATTACTCGCAgggcaatattatcagaaacttcctggcacttacagggtcacaacctgatctactcttttccaaaccaatatTGACCTCCCAGTAGGGCCTCCAGGCTTCCAATGAAAGCcatggtttccccaggtgcaggggctgCACAGGGGATGAGCAAGGACTGCGGAGCATTGGAAGCACAGCACaggaaagatttttctcctttcctcagcaggcagtgtcCAGCTGTGGCAACATTAGAGTTGCAAGGTGGGAACCACGTCCCCAGACCTTCTGTCAATACTCATCGTGCCTCTGCAGCTCTAGCAAATGCACACGCTGcagcccaaagtgtggagctgcacacctgccagcctgagcagctgcacaAAGTGGGGTCCTCCTGGAAGCCTAGGAACAACTTGGGCTGGCCAGCGTCGCCCTCTGCTGGTCTGAGCTCACGGTGCAAGGCTCCTTCCTGTGACCTCCCCTATGCAATGGGAATAGGTGGGTGGACTTGCTCAGGTGTGGATAGCACAGGTGGGAGAAGGTCATCCGGGAGGTGCTGGCCACAGCGTGCAGGGAGCTGAATGGATGATTCTGTGGGTTTTCATAGTGTgggtgtgtgagcgtgtgtgtgtgtgtgtgtgtctgaatgcaGATGTTAATCCAGCAGAGGTTTGGATACAGAAATTTATACACATTGACTtgcatatgtggatttttctgtggctttttccttCATCATTCATGTGTCCTGCCCTATTGCCATTTCACTTAAGATTCCTGTCAGTTCAGATCAAATCAACAATAAAAGACACTTCATTGGATGTAGTCATTCAAAATCTAACTCCACTTTGTGAATTTAAAccctttaattccaaaaatactttttttttttgaaagttcaaTCACACAGTTTAATGCaaaatacttttttcattttgaaataattttagacttccaaaaattggcaaaaataaGACAGAGTTCATATGCCCAGCTTCCCCaaataacattttacataatCACAGCACAAGAACCAAGGATCCTGGTAATCAGCTGCTGGCCACCGTCCTTCCTGGCCCAGGGCCCTCATGGCAGCCAGTCTGTCTCCTTGGACCCCTCCTCAACACAGTTTttgtctcaggaccctgatacTTGTGAAGAGCACTGGCCTTCACTCCACAGAAAGTCTGTTTATTCTGGGGTCTGCTCACTAGGCTGAGATAAACAAACTCCAGGAGGGCATCAGAGAGGGGACACTGGGCAGGTCACCAAGTGGTGAGCACAGTTGTCTCTACTGCTCCCTTGGGAATCCCTGAGTGCCCTAGGGGTGGCCCCCAGACAAGGCAAACACACTGGGCCCCGACTCCAGGACCCCATGGGTTCTCATCCACACCCCTTGCCACTGCAGTGTGACTGCTGTCTCCACCGCCGCTTCTGCACTGGGCTGGCCACTGCCAGGAGCTGTCTCTGTCCCGCAGACAAGTGCATTCCTGTAGTTACTCTCGCATCAGTGCAGACTTGAAAACATTTATTCTGGAGACTAGAGCCCAGTACAACACTACTTGTCAGTCTTCATTCATCTAGAATTCCTGGATCCAGGGCTGTAGAGGATGGTTGGTTTTCCAAAGCGGCTCCGGCCAGAATGACTGACACAGGAtttcagggcacagagggaaCTATTTAGGAGGAGATCCACAGCCCAGGCTCAGAGTCACAACTCGACTTAGACATGATTGTTGtcggagagagaaaatttcaggaagagTGACAGGTCACTCATCACTAGAATTTTCAGGGTAGTTGGGGCTTTGGAGGACAGGGGTGTGGGATGGGCAAggtctgctcttcctccaggtagaccctctttcctgaaacaaacacccaacacacacagatactCAAAGAATACACACATCCATACATAAAGGAATGATTATAAATGCTGTATTAGAAAGTCAAATGGTTTTCCACATGTATTCATACCTCATTAGGTCTGGTGtcaatgtattttaactttttgaagcaagtgacacatatttattttacgttataaaagagaagaggatacTTTCTCTACATGTGTGTGGATTCCTCAGGATAGGAAAACCACCAGCTATGCCTGAGCATCCtctattaaataagcaaaggtaGAGTCATCAGATCCTGCTACATCAGTTAAACAACAGTTGAGCAAGAAGCGTATTCTATATCCGATTTGAAAATTCCCAAATAGGATTCGGTGCATTTAACAGAAATTAGGAGGACGGTGGGCGTTCCGGCTTCCGATAAATGCATCCGTATCTACTGTTGGATTTGAAATAAGGTATTGTCATCCTCTAACCCTGTTCCTCTGCACatcataaactcaaaattgattcatcacaatacttgtattttcataattACTTACTGAATATATTAGGCTTTGTGTATGTACCAACTCCCCGAGGAACCTGAGATAATTGATTATTGTTAtcgcaagaataaatatatttaaaaattcagtgagctCAACTGTGTAAAACACTGGCAAAATTACAATTGCAAAGAAATAAGATAGTGAAGGGGCAAGATTGTCGAAAACTGGGGACCTCCGCTCAGCTGGATCCTTGACGGTAGGTAGATGCTATCCGATCGTTGTGAAAAGGTAGGAATCCCACCTGACgtttaataaaagaattgctggaaCTCTTCAGTAGAAAAGCGACCACCCTCTGCAAGGTGGGAGATGCGAGACGTGAATCCAAAGTGATATATCAGAAGGTGAATGGCAGGGCGGGCAGTTTACGCACCCCAGAATCGGGAAAGGGAAGGGCCACAGAGCCCACATTTCAATCTGCCTTAGCAATCTGATCCGGTGAGACACAACCTTGCCTGAAATGAGCTCAGGTGGTGAAATGGGCAGACACTACTCTGGACACAGTGTCTCAGAATTCTCAGAGTCCCAGAAAGAATGGGGGTGCCCACGGGGGTGGAGTTCCCAAGCCTTGGGGTGTGGACACTGGTCATGGCCAACAAGAGTGCAAGGTGCCTCACAGCTCAGTTGGCCCTAAAACTGGAACCACTTTGCCTAATCGGCTGACCACTCTCCACATGGGAATCCTGCAAAGGACAGGGAAGTGgggaccctgccccttcccctgggatAGGCAGAGAGTGTAGGTGCACCACCGGGGGACAGCTCTCAGTGCAGAGACCCTGGAAGGAACAGTAACAGGGCAACCCTCTCTCTTCTGGCAGACTGGTCTGGGCGCCCACCACAGGCGTCTGCAGCATCTGGCACACCCCAGTGACTCCTGCTTGGCCCTGAGTGCTTACTGAAGAGCGGGACCCTGATCTTTCTGCTCTCAGGCTGGAGATCAGATTCCAGCCATTTCGTGTTGGTCTCCTAAAGAGGCACAGGGGGCTTTCAGGGAACAAAGCCACgcaggaaaaccagaaagagctcACAGTGAGCCCAGCCCCGAGGCAAGGGGACGTGTAAACCGGACCAGGAACAGACCCTGAgcatcagtgcagcaggcccctcccccaggagatCAGCTCACAAGATGCCATGAACACCATGTGTATGGACATCAAAGGGCTGCGTATTCCAgattccaggtggggacaacacaGTATAGAGAATGTGACTGTTCATCTAATGATTCCTATATCTGCAGTTTAAAATTCCGtgatgcttttttgtctttttccccttttccactgGTTTCGTGTTTTCtcaactctttgattttaagacatttggtaacttcaattttttacactcatattttatagatacattctttatgtttggttcttgtcactggaatgaattttattgttctcCATATATAAGTTTTGCTTCTTGACAATTTGAGATTTAGTGTCTCAGGCTCATGGTATATCCATAACCTATGCCAGCTTGTCCAGAtaactctgtcttcctccatatctggatgagagtggattttccattgggaagatagatttggtctggtttgctttggtttggtgttttgatggcagggaagaaaagacacgtgaggtgactagaggggagagcacaggcctgctcagaccttcttccgctagcctttctccctggtctccctgggcACATGGACCAAATCCCCTTCAAGCACATGAAGTGCCAGTTCTGCTGGAGAGCCCAGCCTGaaggccctttgctcaagcctgcctgcatcctcacccctgtgccctaTACACCTGCAGGTCCAAGGATCCTTAGGCTACTTCACTAGCTCCAATCCCGACATCCCCTGTGAGGATAGGCCTTCCTACCCTTGGACCCCTGGGATCCTCATAGGCTTCCAGAAAGTAGGGAATATTTCTGTTGTGGCATGCATCCCTTGagtgcccaggaagctgcattttcctctgAAGCCATGAGGCAGCAATAGGGCAGCTTTCATGGAATGAGACAGGGGCCTGAGGCTCCAGGGACCAGAATCTGACCcgggtcacataatgattgcatgaatgggagttacttagggCTTGAGGGTGGGAGAAGGATCCCACACCGTGGCTTCTCTACTgccctctgacttttaaaagcctAGTGTGCACATCgaggagctcctctaccctccatatgcacagagagagggaacacccttgaacaggagctctggagtgaggaaagagcagtcagttgtttttcctaaaaaagaaatcctcacgACACAACTATGgatgtgctttggtttggtttcgtttgggttggtttggttttgctgagtTTCATTTGGTTTGGTATCACATGGTGTTGTATTGTTTCCATTGGCCCACTTCAGAGATATGCCTGAGaacgagggacagagagagaaagacagacagtcaGAGGGAACTACCCAGTCCTGGGTCCTGTGCTATTTG containing:
- the LOC144285140 gene encoding uncharacterized protein LOC144285140 is translated as MSAETVSTRYIQPGASEALKLASAHLVDLEVPSKCRSLTPLCRLANPVRPTRNGWNLISSLRAERSGSRSSVSTQGQAGVTGVCQMLQTPVGAGAAAGKGHQIVPKKLSRTELLGHEDRQLLLALQRRDVISICSFLDEYRGFATTEETGGPRGTPGPLGYGPWASPSPFMLKPSGGPSRTIHGMPPPSSRYGYIIAACGDDDTVQRWKLAISCMLEIWLDYYGDDFCQLPEFPSLMKILQFVRQHMPGSDVELRARRNLQQFRRLHTVEPEAGASAQGKHPEAAQEQVPALTVGTAAPSGPAGIQAVPAAGAEGSARAEAPAGEVKPLQIVVTALVHCSALEEPPAPAATPEEEQAPAPAIGVPRVPEPPPASGTTGFDP